The Deinococcus aestuarii genome includes the window TGCTGGAACGCGCCGAGCGGGGAGAAGTGCAGCTCGTCGTGACCGCCCTCGTGATCGCCGAGTGCACCTGGGTCCTCAACTCCTTTTACAAGCGGGACCGGGTGGAGATCGCCGAGGGCCTGCTCCGCTTCCTGGCGGCCGACGGATTGACCCTGCCGGAAGAAGACGCCGTGCTCGAAGGGTTGCGCCTGATGCTGACCCGCAGTGTGGATTTCGCGGACGCCTACCTGGCCGCCTGTGCCAAGGGACGGGGGGAGGCGGTCGCCTCGTTTGATCTTGACTACCGCAAGCTGGGGTGTGAGGTGGTGACGCCTTGACCCTAGATGTCTATAAGGGCGAGTTGGTCGCCCGCGCCCGCACCTGGGTGGACTTGCCTCTCGATGAGCGGCGCCGCCGGGCGGTGGCGGCGGCCAGGGACCGGGATGGGGAAGCCCTCTGGGACCTGACCGAGGCGTACATGACGACCCACGGTTCGGCCGGGGCGCGCGTGCGTCCCCACACCCTGCGGATGTACCGCCTGGGCGTCCGTCACTGGTTGGCCTACGGGAACACGGCGGCCGTCGCGCTGCTCAACCCGACGCCTGACGCGGGCGCCTTGTATCTCCGCTCCCTGGAGGCCTCGGGCAAGGCGCCCTCGACGGCGCAGGTCTACCTCGCCGGGGTGCGCCAGCTCTACCGGGCGCTGCGCTGGGCCGGGGCGACCACCGCCGATCCCTTCCTCGACGCGCGGCCCGCCCGGGATAAGACGGCGCCCTGGGACAAGCGCCAGCCCTACCCGGAGGAGGACGTGCAAAAACTCCTCGGCGCCGCGACGCCCGAGCTGCGCCTGCTGGTCCTGCTGGGGGCGCACGCCGGGCTGCGGGCCAGCGAGATCGTCGCTCTCACATGGGAGGACGTGCAGCTTGACGCCGGAACGCTGCGGGTGCGGGACGGGAAAGGCGGGAAGGCCAGGGTGATCAACCTCAGCGCCTCGCTGACCGCGGCACTCGCGGCCCTGGGTGGCAAGACCGGGCTGGTGATCGGGCGCAGTCCCGAGGCGGCCAGGCTGAGGCTCAAGACCTTGTGCAAGCAGGCGGGGGTGGCGTACCGGGGGCTGCACGCGCTGCGGCACTACAACGGGACCCGGATCGTGCGCGCGGGGCTGAGCCTGGAGGCGGCCGCCCAGCACCTGGGGCACGCCAGCATCGAGACCACCCGGGTCTATGCCAAGTGGAGTGACGACACGCTCAAGCGTGAACTCGGCCGGTGGTAGGGCCCTTGAATGTCAATCTGGCAGGGGCGGACGAGGAGGCGTGGGTGGGCTTTCTTCTTTGCGGACCGGCTGGCGGTGGGTCGGCAAAAGAAGAGGTGGCGGTGATCGGGCGGACGCCGGAAGCGGCGCGGGGGAGACTGCGGACCTTGTGCAAACGCGAAGGCATTCCCTATTTGGGCCTGCACGCGCTGCGGCATACGGCGGGGACGCGGCTGGTGCGGGCAGGGTTTCAGCTTCAGGACGTGGCCGAGCACCTGGGGCACAGCGACGTGCAGACGGCCCGGACCTACGGCAAATGAGCCGACGACCGACTCAAGGAGCACATGCGGGGCAGTTGACCTCCTGCGCTGGTGGGCCTGGACTGGGGATGCGGCACCGGCAGCAGGATGTGGCTTCAATCCTCAGTCACCCCAAAGGACGGCTGCAACCCCAGCAGGCGTACGTCGAGGTTACGGGAGCCGTTGTTTCAATCCTCAGCCGCCCCGAAGGACGGCTGCAACGGGAGACCGACGCCCCAGTGGGTACCGTCGCCCCAGGTTTCAATCCTCAGCCGCCCCGAAGGACGGCTGCAACGACGATGCCAAGCGCAGTGGCCTTACCGCCCTTGTGGTTTCAATCCTCAGCCGCCCCGAAGGACGGCTGCAACCACGAGGGGGGGCCCGGGTGGGGGAGGTAGTGCCATGTTTCAATCCTCAGCCGCCCCGAAGGACGGCTGCAACACTGGGACGGCAACAACATGGAGCGCAGCGGCACGTTTCAATCCTCAGCCGCCCCGAAGGACGGCTGCAACGGGCCGCAACAACAGCAACCGTCCCCCACCCCCGTTTCAATCCTCAGCCGCCCCGAAGGACGGCTGCAACTGTACCCGAGCGGGGTCACGATCACGTCGAACTCGTTTCAATCCTCAGCCGCCCCGAAGGACGGCTGCAACACCTGGGAGGCGTGGCGGGATCACAGGTTTATCGGGTTTCAATCCTCAGCCGCCCCGAAGGACGGCTGCAACGTGGTCGTCCCCAGTCCCTTTGCCGTGCCCTCCATGTTTCAATCCTCAGCCGCCCCGAAGGACGGCTGCAACACGTAGCTCTGCTGCGTCCCGCGCCGTGACACCGTGTTTCAATCCTCAGCCGCCCCGAAGGACGGCTGCAACTCCGGGCCTCTGGTGCTGCTCAACTGCCGCGCTCCGTTTCAATCCTCAGCCGCCCCGAAGGACGGCTGCAACTTTGAGGCGCTGGCCCAGATCGCTACCACGGGCGAGTTTCAATCCTCAGCCGCCCCGAAGGACGGCTGCAACCGCGCGCTCGCCTCGCCCTGGCGGGCCAGCCCGCCGTTTCAATCCTCAGCCGCCCCGAAGGACGGCTGCAACGGGGTGAGTCTCTCCCCTGGCCTGAGTTCAGGGTTTCAATCCTCAGCCGCCCCGAAGGACGGCTGCAACCTGCTGCGCTACCGGGCGGTGATCGGGCTGTTGCGGGTTTCAATCCTCAGCCGCCCCGAAGGACGGCTGCAACAAGGACCATTTTGGATACGCGGCTAAATATGCTGCAGTTTCAATCCTCAGCCGCCCCGAAGGACGGCTGCAACTGCGGATTCTCGCGGCGCGCGCGGGCGAGGGCGAGTTTCAATCCTCAGCCGCCCCGAAGGACGGCTGCAACCGGCACGCTCATCGAGGAGCTGTGCGCCGTACGAGGTTTCAATCCTCAGCCGCCCCGAAGGACGGCTGCAACCCCAGGCTCGCGCGGTGCTCGTTGAGTTGGTCCCGTTTCAATCCTCAGCCGCCCCGAAGGACGGCTGCAACGCCATGAGTTACAGCGCGATGGAGGGGTTGTACTGGTTTCAATCCTCAGCCGCCCCGAAGGACGGCTGCAACGTCCCCACATGAGGGACTACTGGGCGCGTAGGCTGTTTCAATCCTCAGCCGCCCCGAAGGACGGCTGCAACTTCAGTGGCGGGCTTTCTCCCCGTCTTCCTGACGTTTCAATCCTCAGCCGCCCCGAAGGACGGCTGCAACCGCCGTTCGCCGCAGCTTCCATCCCCGTGAGTTTGTTTCAATCCTCAGCCGCCCCGAAGGACGGCTGCAACTCGAGGATGCCGCCGTGATCACCTTCAAGGTGGAGTTTCAATCCTCAGCCGCCCCGAAGGACGGCTGCAACACCGTGATCCTTGAGTCGGTTTCCGGGTGGCGGCAGTTTCAATCCTCAGCCGCCCCGAAGGACGGCTGCAACCGTGTCCGTCTGCATCGTAGGCGGCGAGGCTGACGGTGTTTCAATCCTCAGCCGCCCCGAAGGACGGCTGCAACTTGCATCCGTCGCGCAACGCCTTGCGCACGCTGGGGTTTCAATCCTCAGCCGCCCCGAAGGACGGCTGCAACGAGCTTCATGGGCAAGACGAAGCGGGGCCTGATCGTTTCAATCCTCAGCCGCCCCGAAGGACGGCTGCAACACTTCGCGCACGTCCTCCCGATCTGGCACTCGGCGTTTCAATCCTCAGCCGCCCCGAAGGACGGCTGCAACGGTTTACATGCCCAATTCCCTCCAGCACGCATTCTATCCTTTATCTTGCGCGAACCTCTCCTGACCTGTCCAGCGTTCAGCACCTGACCTTTCTCTCCGTTGTCATGCACCGCGTCCAGCATGGACCTTCTGCAAAACGCGAACCCTTCGGCCGACCACCGTCGCGGGGGGTTCGCGTAAGGGTTATAGGATCAGGGGGGCACCCAGGTCGCGGTAGCCGTCTCGCCCGAAGGCCTCCACAAAACGCTCGCGGGGCTGGCGCAGTCGGTAGATGCGGATGCTGTCCTCAGTAGGATCCATCTCGGAGAGCAGCCGCTCACGCAGGGCGAGGAGCTGGACCTCCGTCACACTGATCTCGAAGACGCTGTGCTGGACCCGCTGGCCGTGGGCGACGCAGACCTTGGCGACCCGGCGCAGCCGCCTGCGCCCGGCGGACGTGTCGGTGGACACGTCGTAGGTGATCAGCAGGTCGATCATCGGTGCAGGTACGGCGGGTAGTGGGGCCGGTCACCGCGCAGGTGCTGGGCGAGCAGACGGGCCTGGACGTGCGGGATCAGCCCGAGCGGCGTCTTGCGCCCGGTCAGGGAGTGGAAAACCTCCTCGCCCTTGCGCTCCTGGAGGTGCCGGAGGATGGTCCGCCGCCCGTCCTCGGTGAGGGTGACGGTGCGGCCCTCGTGCAGGGTGAAATCACGCGGGGTGAGTTGCTGACGGTTGATCAGGGTGAGGACGGCGCGGTCGGCGATCACCGGGCGCAGTTCCTCCATCAGGTCGAGGGCGAGGCTCTGGCGTCCGGGGCGCAGGGCATGGAGAAAGCCGATCTGCGGGTCGAGACCCACCGTCTGGCACGCGCTGGCGCACTCGCCCGCAAGGAGCGTGTACACGTAGTTGAGGACAGCATTGATAGGGTCGCGGGCGGGCCTGCGGGTGCGCTCGCCCAGCCAGAAGAAGTCACGGTTGGCGCGCAGCATCAGGCTGAACACCTCGAAGTAGCTGCGGGCGGCAGTGCCTTCGATGCCGCGTACCTCGTCCACAGTCTCGGCAAGGGGCAGCACCCCGACCTGCGCGTTGATGTCGCGCGCGGCCTGACGCAGGGTGGGGGCGTCCTCCTCGGCCGCCTCCCGGGCCGAGCGGAGCAGGGTCGTCTTCTGGTTCTGAAGTTTTCCCGCCGCGACGTACCGTGCCACCGCCAGGGTGCGGCCGGGGTCGCAGGTGCAGGCGTGCTGGGCGACCCTCAGCAGGACATTGCCGCTGACCGGCGTCTCGGTGCGGGCAGTGAACTGGCCCCACTCGGTCAGCCAGGTGACGGGCTTGTGCGCTCGCGCCAGCTTCTGAATCAGGAAGGGACTGAGCAGCACGTTCCCAAAGACGACGATCCCGTCGAGGTGGTGGAGGGGCAGCATGGCCTTCCTCTCGCCTTCCACGTCGACCCGCACGTTGTCGTTCTCCAGATGCAGGTAGCTCTTCTGGGTCTGCACGTACAGGGTATTGAGCAGCGTCCTCATAGCAACCTCGTGTCGAAGGGGTCGTAGCCGGCGGGAAAGTCGCGCGGGGCGAAGGGCTCGCAGGCATCGAAGAGGCTGCAAAACTGGCAGCGTTCGTCGGCGGCGGGTGAGGGAAGCTCGCCGCTGCCCAGCAGGGCCCTCACGCCGTCCCGCGTCTCCAGCACTGCCCCGCGCAGTTCGGGGGTAAAGGCCACGTCCCGGCGCTTGCGGCTGGCGACGTGATAGATGAAGCCCTGCGCGATGCTCACGCCGAACATCTCCTCCAGACAGAGGGCCTGCGCGCAGAGCTGCACCTCGTCCGCGAGGCGGGGTTTGGCGCGGCCCGACTTGTACTCCACCGGGCGGGGCGAGCCGTCCGGGAGGAGTTCCACCACGTCCGCTATCCCGGCGAGGCCGTGCAGGCGCGACACCAGGGGCAGGGCGCGCAGGGTCCGCACCCCGTCCCGCTCCTCGCTCCCGCCGCCATGCGCCCGCGCGTGCGACTGGTGACCGCGCGCCGTCTGGCCGGTGTCCTCCCACACCCCCTCGACGTGGATCAGAGCGAACTGGCGAGGGCAGAAGACGAAGTGTTGCAGGGCCGAGAGCGTGACCGGCTCGTCCATAGGGCCTCCAGAAGGAAAAGGGCCGGGGGGAGGCCCGGCCATGCGTTCGCGTTTACTCGTCCAACCGGGTCAGCGTGACGCCCTGCGGCAGCCTAAACGTGTCCACCTCGACCGGCTGGTAATCGTCGAAGCCGCGGGCCACGGTCACGTCCTCGCGGCGTCTGGGCTTCAC containing:
- the cas1c gene encoding type I-C CRISPR-associated endonuclease Cas1c, encoding MRTLLNTLYVQTQKSYLHLENDNVRVDVEGERKAMLPLHHLDGIVVFGNVLLSPFLIQKLARAHKPVTWLTEWGQFTARTETPVSGNVLLRVAQHACTCDPGRTLAVARYVAAGKLQNQKTTLLRSAREAAEEDAPTLRQAARDINAQVGVLPLAETVDEVRGIEGTAARSYFEVFSLMLRANRDFFWLGERTRRPARDPINAVLNYVYTLLAGECASACQTVGLDPQIGFLHALRPGRQSLALDLMEELRPVIADRAVLTLINRQQLTPRDFTLHEGRTVTLTEDGRRTILRHLQERKGEEVFHSLTGRKTPLGLIPHVQARLLAQHLRGDRPHYPPYLHR
- a CDS encoding tyrosine-type recombinase/integrase, which gives rise to MIGRTPEAARGRLRTLCKREGIPYLGLHALRHTAGTRLVRAGFQLQDVAEHLGHSDVQTARTYGK
- the cas2 gene encoding CRISPR-associated endonuclease Cas2 — its product is MIDLLITYDVSTDTSAGRRRLRRVAKVCVAHGQRVQHSVFEISVTEVQLLALRERLLSEMDPTEDSIRIYRLRQPRERFVEAFGRDGYRDLGAPLIL
- a CDS encoding PIN domain-containing protein yields the protein MNLWLDANAILRFLVNDHEEHARRVEGLLERAERGEVQLVVTALVIAECTWVLNSFYKRDRVEIAEGLLRFLAADGLTLPEEDAVLEGLRLMLTRSVDFADAYLAACAKGRGEAVASFDLDYRKLGCEVVTP
- a CDS encoding tyrosine-type recombinase/integrase; amino-acid sequence: MTLDVYKGELVARARTWVDLPLDERRRRAVAAARDRDGEALWDLTEAYMTTHGSAGARVRPHTLRMYRLGVRHWLAYGNTAAVALLNPTPDAGALYLRSLEASGKAPSTAQVYLAGVRQLYRALRWAGATTADPFLDARPARDKTAPWDKRQPYPEEDVQKLLGAATPELRLLVLLGAHAGLRASEIVALTWEDVQLDAGTLRVRDGKGGKARVINLSASLTAALAALGGKTGLVIGRSPEAARLRLKTLCKQAGVAYRGLHALRHYNGTRIVRAGLSLEAAAQHLGHASIETTRVYAKWSDDTLKRELGRW
- the cas4 gene encoding CRISPR-associated protein Cas4 → MDEPVTLSALQHFVFCPRQFALIHVEGVWEDTGQTARGHQSHARAHGGGSEERDGVRTLRALPLVSRLHGLAGIADVVELLPDGSPRPVEYKSGRAKPRLADEVQLCAQALCLEEMFGVSIAQGFIYHVASRKRRDVAFTPELRGAVLETRDGVRALLGSGELPSPAADERCQFCSLFDACEPFAPRDFPAGYDPFDTRLL